CAGGATTCAAATCTTCATTTCCCGttgtaattatcaaaaataaaagtacatgGTAAAGATTGGGTTTAGTGCTGCACTAATAGTGACATATGAcagttaggaaaaaaaattttaaaataataaataagtttcttccttttttttcttttttttgagaatcaaatagTACATAAGTTAAATAAATTGGAAACAAGTTATACATCAATAAATTTAACCCCTATTTAGGTTCAAGTCGGGTTATGTCATGAACATATATTTGTTTAGGTAGCTAATGGtctaatattttttcaaaaacatcttATAATCTATTAAAAGCAAATGGGCAACTAACAGGTTCAATCAAATCAATCCCACTAGTGCAATAACATGGGTGTGTGAGTTTTTACATGGCCAAAAATCTACTATACCATATTAAGTGAAACTTGGACTTTTGGGTGCATAAAATCAAGTTGTGTCGGATTGGAATTGGAGTAGCGACAACTAGCACAAGTTTAGTTGGGTCAACTGGTCAAGGCCTATTGTCGtagtgaaaattaaaattacttcCGTCATCATGTTCTAAGACAAATCATTTTTTATAGGATTCTCTTTCTTTATCCCGACATGGCCACAGAGTATCTCAGCAATTAAGTGGTGAATATActattattaaacaaaaactcGTTGATAACAACCCTCTTGAGTTGAGGAGGTGAAGTGAAAGGTAGTTGAGGTCATTGAGGAGAAGGtgaattgaaatttaaattaaaggTATGCTTgggtacaatttatttttactgaaaattacaaacactataataaaatgatttttaaatgtgtggACAGTGCCGTgaaatctatttttaataaaaaagtaaatgaaaagtgaagtttgtgggatccgtaaacagtgcatgaGTGCATTGTTCACGGAAAAATAGTCAAAAGTTgcggtttgaaaaaaaaaaaaaaaaggaacgaAACGTGATGTAAAATGCAGACGCGCAAATAAGTCAGATCCAAACACTCACTAATGCGATAAAAcctatattaatatttttaaaaaatgaaataaaatattgtatttaacTTTTCCATATGGTGATATAGATAAATAATTACACGATTTGGAAGATATTGTCACGGAGTTAAAAAGACAGGTTGAGATACAGTagactatatatttttttttcataacatcTAATAAGATACTACATTAGGATTAGTACAATATTTAACTTACATCATCTTTATCGTACACTAATCAGGACTTACCACTTCAATAATTTAGacttagtgtgcatttggctcgaaattaaaaaaccaatttatttatgctactatttatagatctcattgcattttttaatattatttatagatCTTACAGTacatttagtaaaaaaattttaatttcaacaaaataaatagattttaaTGATACACGATATAAAATGGTAACCATGTGAAATGGAATCAACAAGGTTGATTCAACCACCAAAAATCATATAGTACACTACCAATCATAACATTACTACCAAGGGTTGTTTGCCTAGTGGTAAGGCACTTGGGCTAACTAGACTTAGGTCGTCGGTCCAAGTTTTCCTTAGGCACGAAGTAACTCGTTGTTACTTTTGGTACTTGTATTGCATACAGGACGGGATTTGACTTGAAAGCGATTAGGCTATTATTATGGTTACGCCTTAtaacgtgaaaaattgtgataTGTTTGAAGCACTTGGCCACGGTAAAAAGCAAAGAAATTAAAGTAAGAAGGCGTGGTGAAAAATTACTTACTGCAAGAAGCTTCTGAGTATCGAGTGGAGTCATCTGAAGCCTCACAAGCTGAGAACGCTTAGGCGAATCGACGTCAATGAAATCCAGATTAGAGAGCCGAAGCGAATTCAAGGAGTAACCAAGCATGTCAACCCCACGCGCCCAAAACGGCTTGTTAGCTTTCCCAGCAGGAATCATTTGCTCAATCCCCAAATTAACCTCCACATTATCCCCAATTTCCCTTTCTGCCCCTTCCCCATATCCGCTCATCGCAGTCACAAACTCCAACAACTCCCTCAACAGCGACGCCGCCGCCGTGCGGTCGCATGCTGACGTGTGCAGTCTCAGAGTGAAGGCCCACTGGGCTTCGCTCAGAGTGTACACGCTGGCGTACATGATGTCCTTGTCGGCATACAACGGATGCTCAGGATTGCGCCACGTGGTGTTGTTGTTGATCTCGTGCTCGACGATGAGGCGGAAGGGGGTGACGGAGCTCGATTGGTTCGGGTGGGTTTGGAGGATCCGGGACGTTGATTGGAGATCGAACGGCTGGATTTGGAGGAGGGGTTGGGGATTTTGGGGAGTGAGGAATGAGAAGGTGGTGGCGGTGGGGTCGTAGCGGAGCTTGGAGCGGAGGATAGGGTGGGAATTTTGGAGATTGTGGAGGGCATTTTGGAAAAGTGGGAGGTCCGGCGGTTTTGAGAGGAGGAGGCCTAGGACTGTGACGCCGGTGCCAAGTGGTACTGCTTTGCACCAGCTGTACTCGGTGCCGCCCACGGCTCGACACTTTGGCTCCGTTGGTTGAGCTGCTGGTGGTTCTGAGTTTGGGATGTCATGATCAGACATATTGGTTGGCGACACACTTGGACAATTATATCAgatctttatttatatatttagagagacagagaaatgGTAATAGGGTTTTTACTATAGTGGAATATTCCATAAGTTTAcaaggattttattttatatatatatatatatatatatttcctccAATTTCCGGGAAATTATAAGGTTAGATAAGTGATGTGGTTTAAGATtttcacttgtttaaaattatggaattttaaataaatagtttGGAGTTTTTTGTAagtttcagttaactcaactggtaaagtacTAAAGTCTTTAATGGTTGTATAGAGGGTTCAATCTCCACCTACGTCAAAAACTatttggtgtcttggtctgatgataaagtaATGAAATAGTGAACAAATGACGTAGTCCACTATGAAAACTATATAATTTCTCCAAATCTCCTTTGTGAATTTATAAACCCCACATTATGTGATGATAATAGATAAATGTGAGCACAATACATTTATTGAAGTTTCTTGAGTGAACTCATAGGCCCCACGCCATAGGATGATAATAAATAATCGTGAGCTACAACACATTTGTTGTAGCATCACCGTCCACATCCTAAGTTTAGTTCGGCACTTGTGATAATTGACTGTGTCATCATTCCATTATAGttgtctgtgtttttcacaATTAAACCAAAAACGCTATAATTGCAATCTGCAATATAATTGTTTGGCAATCATAAGAAAGATTACTCTTTACACGGCTATTATGTTTTACTTGGATTCAGATCATAAAAAAGTTTGCTTTTTACCTCCTAAGATTTAAGGTGAAATGGAACATTAaactttttatatgttttaccctttaaattttttttttctttccagaTTGGACTCCCACCTCAGATGTTCATAattagatctttttttttcttaccataTTAAGTTGTACTATTACCTTATGGGAGTGTACGTGCATCTATTGCATGAAACTTTACCAAGAAAGTCAAAGACTCAAAGGCCAATCTCATGGGAATTGGGCCCGGATATGTACCAATATGCTTGTAAacagtaaaaattaataaatatttaattatgaaatataatgcaactttttttaaaataaaatacacttgttaataatttattagtttacacacaaatttattgtgattatgtgtattatttaaatatatatttaccattttgactttatttaaataaaaaatacattaaaaatatgTTAACCGCTGCCACTGTCATGCCCTTAATGCATTTGTAGGAATTTAATGGCTTTAGTTAATGGTTGCTGTACAGCACCCGCTAAGTTTACATTAATACTTGTTTAGTCTGCATGCTTTTACTGAAATAACCCTACTTTAATGGGGAAATGGAGAAAAACGTCAACACGTGTCAGACAGCATATGAAACATCAAATGTTgcattattttacttaaataccctCTCTACAATTTTTACCATCTCCGTACTTTTTAGCATTTTCTCCTTGTGATTTCTTTCCAATCGTATGACTTCATTGTTTATCcttatcttttgaattttttttttttttccttccccttCACGGCTACAGTTCTGGGTGGcaccaaatttatttatttctatatatatatatatatatatatatttcttccGTTTCTTTCCTTATGGTGGGATCCAGGGACCTTTTGAACTTTGAACCCACCCAAATTTTCCCCAACAAATCTTCAGTTTATTTTTCCTCTAATATATGTTCCCCTTTCCCTCGTGTTTATAGAGAACCAGATCAACTTCCCACTCACATTTGCCATCGTGGCACTGCCATGGAACTCAAATTACGGTGGAGTTTTTGTTGGGGAAAAATCTTAATTCCCTCTCTGTCTACGTGTAAATTAAGATATATAACTAACTAATAATAGCAAtattatgaaaacaaaaaaaattccaagcactacataaacacaatcacacaaaaacaccaaattttatgtgaaaaatcCTTTAGTGTAGAGGGAAAAACCACAGGATAACTCCGAAAAATATCCACTATGAAAAAGAGATTATAACTATCAAGTTTATACTAAACTTGACTcacaataaattggatatacaataaataaatctcAAAAAGTAAATATAATCTCACCACAAAACCAATAGCAAAATCTTCCTTTGAATACTTCAATTCTCCATGACTGTAGCActcaaaaattttatgaaaactCTACCAATTTATCTTCTTTGTGTGTAacttaaacaaacaaaaaaaaaaaaagtgtctttttctttttctcacaaTGGCGGAATGGCTCTCTTGCTTCAGCTCTTCACTCCAGCCCGAATGAccctttgcttctttcttttctttttcttcagcgTGTCCAACACGCTTTGGATCACTTCTCATTAAGAGAAATCAGACCTCCCAAGCTTCGGTCATTTCTCAATAAATGGAAAAGATAGCTATGAAGACTTTTTGGAACAAGCTCATAAATGAGATTTGATAAGTATGTGTGATGGAATCTGAGGGTGTTACGTGCACCCAACAATTTTGGTAGTCAAGATCTGGACGAGATTGATTTGCTTGCAAAGAGCATCGTTTCAGCCTAGTCGGACTCGCCATAACTGATGGCCGCTTAGCAAGCATTTCGTCGGGTCCAATTTTATACAGACCATCTCCTCCCTCATTCACACCCAAAACCCATAtgaagtttttaatttcagatcaaattgttcttatttttgtaaaagagtgtgattttgtagttttttgagaGCTTTGAAACTGTTGTTTGTTCTGGTTTGGAATTTTTAACGAGGCTAAACTGGGTTTGAGCGTAAAGGTGAGGAAAGTTAAAAGATGAAGGGCATTTTTGTCttataaataacaaatttaatgGTTTCTCTTTCCTCAATAAAAGTTGATCCATGtgtcttttcaaaaaaaaaaaaaaaaagttgctccacatgtaaaaaattattattaaattcctACTTAACGTTAACAGGACCCTTGCTTTATTACCAAAAAGAATGAGGTTACTTTATTACTAAAAAGAATAGAGCATTACAGTCACATTTATAAACGAACTACTCTCCTCTTTTTcctccaaacacacacacacacacacacacacacacacatatatatatatatatatggcaaaaaaaaaaaaaaaaattcatgaaagtCCTAAACCAGTTGCACGTTGACTCAATATTAATTGGGATCCATTTTGCCAAGAGCTTGTAACTTAACTAATTGACATGTCTTGATATATTGATTATTTACAAATGAAACATTTAGGATTTAAATCCTTACTTCCCTCCCCAAagcatcaaaataaaaataaaatttgggatCTATTCCAAGGGAAATGAGGTAAGAACGCAGCCAAAGATTCGTTTGAAGCACCTAACCTTTACAAACTATAATGTGGAAAAAAAGGGAATGGCAGTTGGGTTGGAGTACAATATTCCTTTCAATACCTCCAAAGGACTTCAAGCAAAAGAATCAAATGAGATAAGTGACAAAGACTATACGATATGAAAAGAGCCGAAGAACTCATTGCCACATTCAAACTCCCATGCAAAAAGATATAATTATTGACttatactatttataaaaaatttattgacttATACTCAAAACAAAGTATAGATTAGTAAACACTAAACAGTAACAAAGCTCTCTAAGGTTCATGACCCGCTGAACTATGAGTCTCCAACTAGGATAAGGGCAACAGGCCAGATCATGTCCCTGCATTCCTACGGCCAACACGAGCAACAAAACCAGCTTTGATTGGAGCAACTGATCTATTAGAACCGCactgcaaaaataaaatatcaaaagaataagctaaaaaggagaataataaaatagtattcaAAAAGTAATACCCAGAATAAAAAACATCAGATCAAATGATTATGGTGATCCGGTTAAAGATTTTCCCAACAGCCATTAAGACAGGATATTTAAGAAATGTTGCAcatttgcaattaaaaaaaaaaaattctgaaagtTGAACCCAAACTTAATAACACCAGATCATAAGAATAATCCAGTGTTCCATAGTCAATCATGTATAAGACAATCTGACAATGTAGGCAATTCTTCAGAAAGGCCTCATCACAAAGAGCACTTGCCAAGGGGGGAAAAATCTTCTTGACTTCTATGAAAATAACCTTAAAGCTAAAAAACAGTGACAACAATGGTTgatgaaataattaaattaatgacaTTAGTGAAACCCAAGCCTGGTCTATCACCTACTATGCAGAGGCGGAGGGGAAAGAACGAACATATTAGACAGTTACCTTCTCACATCGAACAAAGAAGAGACGATTCTCCTTTGAAAGTATAGTATCTGGACTTTTGCAC
The sequence above is drawn from the Quercus robur chromosome 7, dhQueRobu3.1, whole genome shotgun sequence genome and encodes:
- the LOC126692160 gene encoding uncharacterized protein LOC126692160, whose product is MSDHDIPNSEPPAAQPTEPKCRAVGGTEYSWCKAVPLGTGVTVLGLLLSKPPDLPLFQNALHNLQNSHPILRSKLRYDPTATTFSFLTPQNPQPLLQIQPFDLQSTSRILQTHPNQSSSVTPFRLIVEHEINNNTTWRNPEHPLYADKDIMYASVYTLSEAQWAFTLRLHTSACDRTAAASLLRELLEFVTAMSGYGEGAEREIGDNVEVNLGIEQMIPAGKANKPFWARGVDMLGYSLNSLRLSNLDFIDVDSPKRSQLVRLQMTPLDTQKLLAGCKSRGIKLCAALAAAGLIAAYSSKKLPDHQREKYAVVTLIDCRSILDPVLSSHHIGFYHSAIMNTHDISAEEQLWELANRCYTSFANAKKSNKHFSDMSDLNFLMCKAIENPTLTPSSSMRTALVSVFEDPIEDFSKIHQQLGIEDYVGCASAHGVGPSIAIFDTIRNGGLDCTCVYPSPLHSREQMQGLIDDMRRILVDACNQLGSES